GCTGTCCAAGTTCTTATCTGGATGCCACCTTAAGTAAAGACGTCTGATAGCCTTGCATTTGTCCTCATTTGACATTTTCCAGATTTCTTGGAGACATTGGTCAATCTCTCTCTTGATCTCCTCCAGTGTCTTTGGTTTAGGTTTCTCCTCTGGAGTCTGTGTTGTGGGCCTCCTCTGTGAGGGCGTAGACTCTGGAGACTCTGGAGACTCTGGCATGGCGACCGTAATTTCTGTGCAGGAGGAAAATGTCATTGGAGCTGACTGTTCTCTCTTAAACTGATAAAGATCAAGAGAGCTTACTTCAGTAAACTCATCAATCCCGATCTGTATTCTGTATCTCGGAGGATTTTGCCTGTTCTGTCCTGGTAACTCATCCAGACACTCTACTATGACGGCAAAAAAATATTCACTTTTTGATTCGTCCTTTCGGAATCCAACATACTCCCCTTTTTCAAAACTGTTGAGGGGGTTCATATCAAGGGAGTCAAACCATTCCTCTGGTATAGGACTTCCAGGGCTTGGACGGACACCAAATCCTTCTTCTTCACTCACACTGTTGTGGATTCCATTTTTTTCCAGGGTTCTTTCAACATCCTCCATGTTCTCACACAACAAAAGCTGCCCAAGGACTGGTAACATTAAGGAGTTCAGGATATTTTCAAGAAGACCATTGATTTCTTTAGTAAGATGCATGTTGACTTCATTTACTACCTTGAGAGCCATATTATCACTgtgtttcaaataaaacatGGACCCATCTTCCTGCTTTTTCACATAAACCTGTGTTTCAGACTTGGTACCTTCCAGTGGCTCCTGGTGCAACAAAAGCTCCGTTTGGAGATCTCTGCAACAGATGATTTGAATTTTGCCAAAAATGCTTTCACACATTCGAGCAGCATCAGTTTGTGAAACCGAACCACTGCTCTGTTCTCTGATCAAACAGATAAGACCATGACGAAAGGCTCGGGAGGACAACTGCTGTTCAAACCAGCCACTGAATTCACATTCTTTTCCGTATTCGCAATGTTCAGCATGGTCTCCAACCAGATTCTCAGAGATAACTTGAGAGAGGAGCTTAGGACGAATGTTCTGAGGAAGTAACTGCAGTAGTTTCTGATGTTCATATGGGTCTTCTCCAAGGTGACAGTGGTTTAGCTTCTCCAGCAGCTTCAACTTGGCTTTCAGCGAATCCTCCAATCTTTTGGCCTGAAAGACGGTGTCATTGAAGAACAATGTGCTGGACTCATAGAGTTTTCCGTCTGCTGATGGGAGGTACAGTATGTTCTTGTGAAAATCACATCCATTTGGCTTCAGTTTGATCAGATGGAAAAGTTGTTCGACAACACGTTTCACTGTTGTCTGCTGGTTGGGCTGAACTGTATTCTTGTTACAACACTCTGAGTAGATTTCCTGGAGCACTGtacacagctgggttacagtaGGCTTCTCTTCAACCCCAATCTTACTGAAGAATTCTGCATACATTGCATGTTTTGCTTGGATGGGGTATAGGTAAGGTCTAAACTCATTAGAATTTGGAAGCGAAAGGACCGCTTGGGTAGCTTTCACAAGGGttgtgtcattttcagtgagaaCCAGAGGCAGGTCGGCCAAAACAGAGGCATCAAAatgcacagactgtagaaacgcATACGAGGTgctaaacactgcagctcttgCTTTTACTGAAATTTCTGTTTTGCACAAAGATTGACAGATATTCTTCAAGTTCTGCATGACCTTTTCTGAAGGAGGTGTATCAAAGGCTCCAACACACTTCATGGCGTCTACATGTCTGGTAGTGTAGTCTCTCATGGGCAGGATTGGCATAGCTGTCCATATGAGATACTGGTGACTAGGGTCTTTTCCCAACAATGATCCTTTGATGGCAACAACTTCTCTTTCTTGAGCAAAAGCTCTGTGATATTCACAAAGTTTTGAGTCAACCTGCAAAGGAAAGATAAATTTCATGGTTGCAATTCTCTGCATCAATGTAGAGTTTAGCTCATCGCTCTTCTGCAGAACCGTCTCGAATAATGTTGAAGATCTATTTTTAAGAATCATCAGGTCAGTGGTACCTCTGGCACCAGATTCAATTTGTCGAGCAAATTCAATGATCTCCTCCTCTGAAACTTTGTGTTTTAaccccagctcctttaaaaagctttttGCTCCATCACTTGTTGGGAACTGTTTCCAAAATGCCTTCGGCACAAACCTCTCTTCTGGCAGCATAACCTTATAAAGGTTTACACCTTCATCAAAGAAGTATGAGGGCATCTGAAGATGGCCACGAATGTCCTGAATAAATCTGACACCAGTCAATGCTGAAGTAATTGTATCTTTATATTTCTTATAGTCAGCAGTATATTTCAGCTGCAGTAGAAGTCTCACTAAATCAAGCAGCTGGGTCTCCTTCAGACTTCTGACAGAGGGAAGCATGAATTTCACACAGTATTCCAAATCCCCCAACATCTGAATATTGAGATGTTCTGACAGTTGTTTGTTCACTAGACTGTTCTTGAGGAAAATTCCATTCCTGTCATCAAAACTGTACAATTCTGGAAATATTGCCTGGAACTCAGTAGTTTTCAGAACAAATACATTACTGTGAAGATCAATCCGTTGTCTCTTTCCAGAGACTGTCTCAAATAACGGCAAAGACTTGAGCATTCTCTggtattcatttttgtttttggagGAACCAATCCCAGATTGCAAGTAACATTGAAGATCATCAGCATCTTTAGAAGAAAGCACTTCAAACTGTGCAGGAGGAATGTGATACAGCTGCTCTAAAACAGCATGGGTGTTGTTGAAATTCAAGAGCTCTGGTTCCAGATGTTTCTGCAGAAAACTCGTAAGACCTGTGAAAAATGTGCGGTCTAATGTCACAAATCCCagtttaaataaaactgaagaaatgggaaaaatgtgttttccaagATCAGGAACAATATTATGTAGTTTCCTAACTGACTGTAAGAACTGTACATGGTTCTGGTTTGGGCAAATTACAGGCAAAATGGGCCAGTCAAAGTGTTCTTTAATTTCATCAAAGGTGTGATTCTTCTTGTCAGTTCGGGAATCCTTTTTGTCTTGATCATCAAAGAATTCCCAAAGAGTTTTCAACCATGTGattgtctctttctctgctctTTGAATCCCATTCCATTGCTCAGGGGATGATTGTTGTAGCTTTTGCTGAAGCACTGGTTTCAGAAACTCTGATGCCACTGGAATAGTTATCTTATTAATGTATTTTCCCTCTTGCAGAATTTTCAAGTGTGGACTATTAACATGAAAATTTGCAAATTCTGACTCGTGTCCCAAAAAAATCTTGCTGAATCTTGAAATTAGTCTTGGAGAGTCAGAGTTGAACTTTCTTAATATCTGGTCGTGGGTGAGAAGAAGAGGCAGTCCATTCAGGTCAATGGAACTATCCTTCTCTTTAAATAAGCAAAAGTCCAGGAGCTTTGAAcaactttgtttatttttaaccaAAGTCTGGCTGATGGGTAAGGGTAAATCCTCAGTCGTTTGTGAGGGAtcattcaatgtttttttcttcaaataactgaccactgatgaaggactgacTTCAGCCACACGCACACCTGCATTTTCAAAACTGTTCCTGAGTTTTTCAGTTTTCCATAAGTATGGTACCAAGTTCATTCCAGTGTGCTCCAAAATTTGGAGAATGCCATCATGTTTTTCTGGAATGAAATGAGGTGAATCTGTTGGGTCTGGCTTTGAAACACTAGACCagttcactacatattttggatctGACAGATGTGACCGGTCATCAGCAACACTCTTCAGGGTAGGTATCACCTGAAGGTTTCGTTCTTTGATTGATCTGAAGACTTCACTTATCATCTCATGCCAAACTTGGGCTACATTTTCTGAGACAAAAGGTAAATACCTGAAGCAAGAATCCAGTTGTGACTTGAGTAAGGGTAAACTGTTGGGTTTGTCTTTCTTAAAAGTTCTACAGAGATGGTTTAGGAGGTCAGCATAAAGAGGTGCCAGAGCCTTCAGTTTCAGTGAGTGATTCCATTTGGTCTTCAAACTGTCACcgtcctctttccacagatctCTTCTCGAACTATCTAATTCAAAGTTTCCattcacatgaacaggaagaCCAGTTTTGTCTGGTAGTGGTAGGGAGCAAAAAGCTCTTCCAGTAAATTCAAGATCAGCCGGTTTTACAACTGAGCAAGCTGCCAAGGCCACATGAGGCACTTTATGGTTAGAGTGACCATCTTTCTTCTTGTCGTCGTGCAAAAAAGAGCCAAAACTCTCTGCAATTATCCAACGGCTTTGCTTTCCTACAGATGAGATCTGCACATCATAGATAGTTTGGCATGGGACTACCTGCCCAGATTTCAAAGATTTATGTACATGGTTTTGAAAAACCTCCCTTTCCTCCATGTTTCCCTCAATGACTTTTTTCTCAACTAAGAAATCATCaatcatttttccatctgtgttgATCACATGGAACTGTATCTTTGTGATGTGCTTCAAGAAGAGGATCAGTCCTTCTGGATCTTCAACCAAAGCTTGTTTAAATGTAATCATGTCATAATCTGTAACTACATGTCCAGATATCTCAGAATCTTCTGCCATTGCTTCTGTCCTGAGGGGGAGCCTGAACATGGTTCCGGATTGAAGAACAAATTTGTCTGGAAGAAATGTTTGGTAAACATCCTTGAAGGACTTCTTAAATGTTTCATCCATTGAATACTTGCAGCCTCTTTTTTTTGTACCACTTTCCACATATTGCAGATTTGGGTCAGATATACAGAGGTACTTGTCACCAGTGAGTATGGAGGGGCAGTCAGTCAGGTGGTAAACAGAATTAAAACCCAGTCCATATTTCCCAGTTCTACCCAAAGTGCCATGTTTCCCACCCTCCCCAAGCTGCTGAATGCCAGTCAGGTCTTCATCAGAAAACTCCTTGTTGTTGTACACACAAAGTGCTGGGCCTTGAAGCCTCTCCCATTTTTCTCCAAAGGTTTTTTCAGTCTTATGCTTTCTCTTGTCCCATATAAAGTGGATTTCTGTTGCCTCTGCATCGTCAGCGTTCTGTATGAGTTCTTTCAGGATGTCTTTCTTGGAGGGATAAGCTTCAATAATGTTTTTTATTCTGACAGTTAGTTTCTCATGTTGTCCAAACTGTTCAGCAAAAAGAGAAAACTCTTCATCTTCATAATTGTTCAGTGTGTGGTGTCGTGTTGTTTCCACAGCAAAGTGACATGCAACAGATCGAGGTATTAGTTTATGACAAAGTTTTACCCCAGCTTGGACTGGCATCCATGGACTGTCATTATACTTCAGCTTACTTGACACTGTGAGCACACCGTCTTCATCAGGTAGAAGACAGTTTTTAACCTTTCCATCTTTGGACTCATACAGTCCTtttgtaataatggaaatacaAATATGAAGATCTGATGCAGACAGAGGTCCTGGAGAAGTACTCATTTCTTCCAGTACAGCCACAAACTGCTCTGTGGTAAACTGACTTTTGATGCCAACACACGTCCAAAGATTCTCAAATCTGGAGAAGATGGCTGGAAGGACATAGAGGTATGGTTTCTCTTCAAATTCTCTGCTCTTGGCCACTGATCGCACAGTTACAAAGTGGTCTTCAATAAAAACAAACGGAATTGATTCTGCATGGTCAATGATTGCAGCAGAATCTCCTTCATCAATCAAATATTTGTTGAGATAGTCATAACATCTGTTGGCCACGTCAAGGAGCACagatttaataaatgaatttgAACGACTGTGTGCTTCTTTCAGTTGTTTGAGGACGGTCTCAACTGGTGGGCTCCTATCCACTCCCAATGTTGCAAGGACTGGATGATCTGTCTGAATATGGAGGTTTGAGTGATCAACAGTAAATTCAGTCATGTTCACCAAATTGTAGTGTCTCTGGCTGTAAACTTCAGATGGCTCTTTAAGTCTGGTCATCACTTTATTATCTAGATCAAAAGCCACAGCAGGAAGGAACGAtatgtgtttcagtgtttcccAGTGTGGAGAACTGGCATCACGTGAGCATTCTTTCATACAGTCAAAGAGACACTGGAGACATTTCTGTGCTTTCATTTTGTCCTCAGCCCAAATTCCTGAAATTCTCTTCGCTCTCTCTACAACTTCCTCCAATGTGAGAGTATCACTAAGCATTCCCAAGCCTGACAGTCTCTGAATTCTTTTAGGAGTGAAGTAGTCATTTTTGGTCCCGTCAAGAAAGCGTCCTTCCTGTGGATTAAACAGACATGCTACTTTCCCATGTGGATCCACAAGTTTCTTGATGAACTGAAGTTTGTCCGTTTTCTGTGTTGGAATGCATGGATTACTTTTCAGTAGTTCATCAACGGCAGGGTCATTCAAGTCAAGAGCATTCAATATAAGAGCATTCCTACAGTGTGGCTCCAAGTTGCTTAGGTTCTTGAAAACTTCTTGATAAAACTCAACCCAGTAAAAAGTCCTTTCTTCTACAATCTCACGGAAACCACAGTAAATGAGGCTATTTTTTACCCACGATGGCAAAGGAACAGCACAGTAGTCTGATTCTGCAATATTCAGGAATACTTCCATGGCAAGCTTTCCCACTGCTTTATTGTTTTCAATGTTTGGATCCAAGAATCTTGCTTTGTCAATTGAGCACCAGGTTTGACCATTCCTGAAAAGCTCTACAGATCTGTCCGTCATGTTCTGTGTAATGGCTGAATAGAAAGCCACAACCAAAGGTTGAAATGCTTTGTTTACTTTTTCAGCATCAGGCCAAAATGTGTAGTAGTCATAGTTTTGAAGTTCCCCATTTTGGGCCATCTTCTTTAGCTCGAGCAGTGTGGTGATATGGGCAGTTGCAGTAGCATCTTGGAGTAATGCTTTGTTCCACTCTCCCTTTGTACCACTTTGCCAAAGAGCTTTCCTATTTGATGTGACAGCAAATGATCCATTGATATGAACTGGGAGGCCTGTCTCAATTGGAAGAGGAAGGAAGCAAAAGGCCTGACCAACTCTACAACTTTCATCAGGGGACCAAACATTTTCAGCTTCTCTTTGTAAAGGTACAGCAACTCCTCCAACTGGCAGGGAAAACTTGCAGTGCTGTAGTTCTCTCTGGAACATTCGCAGTGAATCCTTTGTTCCAAAACAGGAGTAGATGAACCAGTACTGGGTGCTGATTCTCTCAACATGTTCCTGAACGATTTCAGCAATGTGGGCTGCAAAGCAGTCAACAGACTTGTGGTGATTTGTGTCAAGGTTGTCCAATGTATCCCTGATGTCTTGAAGATGCACTGCATTGGAAATTTTGATAGGACAGACAACTTTTGTAGAGATGTTCAGGAGTGTCTGGGTTTGGTTCTGTAGTGGAGGAGTGGAAGCACCTTCAGAAATCATTTGAAGAGACACAGAGTTTAGGTTCTTAAGAAATAGCAGAGGACTTTGGAATTCATCAGTGAAGCGATGCTGAAAAGCAGTTATGTGTTCTTTGTCATACACCTTGCAGCTAATTTCTGACTTGCAGGCTTCTTCTGGAGTGCGGAATGGTAATTTAATCAAGGTACCTTTGTAATAGTTCTGGATGCTCTTTGTCAGATCACAACCAAAAATTCCTTGATAAGATCGGAACTGTCCTGGAAACCTCCTAAACAGTCTCTCTTGGAACAAATCAAGTTTAATTCCAGGATTCCCTTTATTCTGTATGTGCTTTTCCAGGTGGGTGACATTTGGATCAAGAATGAGAAGACTTTTACCGCTCAAAATAGACGGAATATCTGTCAAGTGATAAACAGCATTGAACCCAAGCCCGAAGTTTCCTATTTTCTCGAATTGGTTTTCTTTCGAGGCAGATCCAACTCTGACTATGTTTTTCCAGTCGTCTTCTGAGAAGAGTTCATTGTTGAAGGCCCAAAGACAGGGTCCACTGCATAGGATCATTCCATCATCAATAAGGCCTTCTGCAGGGTGTGTTCTGAAGTCAAGCAGAAATCCACATGTACTTGCCCCGGCATCTTCTGCATTTTGGATGAGTTCTTTAAATATGTCACTTTCCTCGTCATACTCTTTGAGTATGTTTTTGATTCTTTGAGTAATTGGTTCAGTCTGTCCACACTGCTCAATTCCTGGACACACTTCCTCAGCTTTTATGAACTGTGGCTTTAAAATGCGGGTACTTAGCATTGGGGTTTTCAGCCATTTTGCAGTGAGAGCTAGTA
The genomic region above belongs to Salminus brasiliensis chromosome 8, fSalBra1.hap2, whole genome shotgun sequence and contains:
- the sacs2 gene encoding sacsin; translated protein: MSLPAGKRKKKNAFGATAPPFIDYLKEILRRYPDGGQILKELIQNADDAKASEIVFIYDERRYGSDSVWREALGKYQGPALYAFNDAAFTDEDWKGIQRAGRSIKQDDPTKVGRFGIGFNSIYHVTDLPCVFSSKHLAVFDPQKKMFDDEEEGYRWSLDDEEDRKHLLEFTDQFKPFQEIVSLVCGCSWEKIINKQDFSGTLFRFPLRSEASEISDNLYDSDKVTQLFNSFIADAEISLLFLRTVSSISLMHVDANGTVNVRMKVSVTSPASPLPKECFLREYVEGTTSFKTVSCFSSSEAQTKTEWLVTSCRLTEGNVPEIDTLAEKLSFLPQVDVAFQCDEVRTCDSGRLSCFLPLPNNETNNTGLPVHLNACFGLTDNRRYIKWQEEDQKNDESAMWNELLKKEVLPHVYLKMIRDAVRLSRKSMLPASAVYSLWPDLSKTKHNDRWHKVALDVFKQLFQSEGIFCLAETGKTWVAASEAVFPTNNTDTGVMSAVARLLIAEGENLVTVPEHVLKAVRTAFPEPAALKWVTPCFVRNVLRKAEIEKVCKDDKLQLLEYILSDGKYEELHGLQLLPLSDGTFRSFTNEEEDTVLIDSEEFSRLLLPFCKERFLLDELNGNTIPHLRQMALRNTSLYKIINLDAKNVAAFAKKHLPRDWIETQGPVKWNPAKDGHPPKTWLTEFWKFLNTHWEELRDFIGMPLIPLEPLHKTGATSLLARLEEKSTLIFQSSQGSSLPDQVQKVVKTVGGTVVKKDECLKHHDIESYVLTTSPKNVLRVLLNSESDRVLSGITNASVHEKEEFKMYISSLDSLSDPKKHLLSVLPLFRLMSGKYVAVESKHAVILKSNPAIPTDLPVPETIVQCANEADRRLLTLLKVDLLDAAQLAIHLVDCIEKKIFNKEEEQKIMTWILNHGNVLLPQSEELLKKSKNLHFIETEQGERKQPSSVFDPTNKTFQDLFDEDFFPPPVYRTQVILQSLKQLGLRTKEEEMSSTNVLHVASQIQKLHIHSRNKAFKKANALVRVLNRTDLLSQCSGEERDQLIQMQWVPCEHTSSVSSKKTQKKGLYKPAEIRASKFSAIVGHVMPLNSELSDDLCQNLHLFNPPPAEKVLENLCVLQSVVPDKPDSDYEFKNKLHSTYKFMQENIEYFREEMNKKCITWLWCQNEFVSPRDVVLAYPHELDLSLYIKKVPDEFVQYADMLKEFGVKETLSDEEIEDIFHDIKQSIDDRDPPYGEPSELQVSIAILDWMRKNEKPLKNSTPVPVRAQNGNFTLQPLKSTVFCDISDEGLDDLRHDQEEFHVIHEEVLALTAKWLKTPMLSTRILKPQFIKAEEVCPGIEQCGQTEPITQRIKNILKEYDEESDIFKELIQNAEDAGASTCGFLLDFRTHPAEGLIDDGMILCSGPCLWAFNNELFSEDDWKNIVRVGSASKENQFEKIGNFGLGFNAVYHLTDIPSILSGKSLLILDPNVTHLEKHIQNKGNPGIKLDLFQERLFRRFPGQFRSYQGIFGCDLTKSIQNYYKGTLIKLPFRTPEEACKSEISCKVYDKEHITAFQHRFTDEFQSPLLFLKNLNSVSLQMISEGASTPPLQNQTQTLLNISTKVVCPIKISNAVHLQDIRDTLDNLDTNHHKSVDCFAAHIAEIVQEHVERISTQYWFIYSCFGTKDSLRMFQRELQHCKFSLPVGGVAVPLQREAENVWSPDESCRVGQAFCFLPLPIETGLPVHINGSFAVTSNRKALWQSGTKGEWNKALLQDATATAHITTLLELKKMAQNGELQNYDYYTFWPDAEKVNKAFQPLVVAFYSAITQNMTDRSVELFRNGQTWCSIDKARFLDPNIENNKAVGKLAMEVFLNIAESDYCAVPLPSWVKNSLIYCGFREIVEERTFYWVEFYQEVFKNLSNLEPHCRNALILNALDLNDPAVDELLKSNPCIPTQKTDKLQFIKKLVDPHGKVACLFNPQEGRFLDGTKNDYFTPKRIQRLSGLGMLSDTLTLEEVVERAKRISGIWAEDKMKAQKCLQCLFDCMKECSRDASSPHWETLKHISFLPAVAFDLDNKVMTRLKEPSEVYSQRHYNLVNMTEFTVDHSNLHIQTDHPVLATLGVDRSPPVETVLKQLKEAHSRSNSFIKSVLLDVANRCYDYLNKYLIDEGDSAAIIDHAESIPFVFIEDHFVTVRSVAKSREFEEKPYLYVLPAIFSRFENLWTCVGIKSQFTTEQFVAVLEEMSTSPGPLSASDLHICISIITKGLYESKDGKVKNCLLPDEDGVLTVSSKLKYNDSPWMPVQAGVKLCHKLIPRSVACHFAVETTRHHTLNNYEDEEFSLFAEQFGQHEKLTVRIKNIIEAYPSKKDILKELIQNADDAEATEIHFIWDKRKHKTEKTFGEKWERLQGPALCVYNNKEFSDEDLTGIQQLGEGGKHGTLGRTGKYGLGFNSVYHLTDCPSILTGDKYLCISDPNLQYVESGTKKRGCKYSMDETFKKSFKDVYQTFLPDKFVLQSGTMFRLPLRTEAMAEDSEISGHVVTDYDMITFKQALVEDPEGLILFLKHITKIQFHVINTDGKMIDDFLVEKKVIEGNMEEREVFQNHVHKSLKSGQVVPCQTIYDVQISSVGKQSRWIIAESFGSFLHDDKKKDGHSNHKVPHVALAACSVVKPADLEFTGRAFCSLPLPDKTGLPVHVNGNFELDSSRRDLWKEDGDSLKTKWNHSLKLKALAPLYADLLNHLCRTFKKDKPNSLPLLKSQLDSCFRYLPFVSENVAQVWHEMISEVFRSIKERNLQVIPTLKSVADDRSHLSDPKYVVNWSSVSKPDPTDSPHFIPEKHDGILQILEHTGMNLVPYLWKTEKLRNSFENAGVRVAEVSPSSVVSYLKKKTLNDPSQTTEDLPLPISQTLVKNKQSCSKLLDFCLFKEKDSSIDLNGLPLLLTHDQILRKFNSDSPRLISRFSKIFLGHESEFANFHVNSPHLKILQEGKYINKITIPVASEFLKPVLQQKLQQSSPEQWNGIQRAEKETITWLKTLWEFFDDQDKKDSRTDKKNHTFDEIKEHFDWPILPVICPNQNHVQFLQSVRKLHNIVPDLGKHIFPISSVLFKLGFVTLDRTFFTGLTSFLQKHLEPELLNFNNTHAVLEQLYHIPPAQFEVLSSKDADDLQCYLQSGIGSSKNKNEYQRMLKSLPLFETVSGKRQRIDLHSNVFVLKTTEFQAIFPELYSFDDRNGIFLKNSLVNKQLSEHLNIQMLGDLEYCVKFMLPSVRSLKETQLLDLVRLLLQLKYTADYKKYKDTITSALTGVRFIQDIRGHLQMPSYFFDEGVNLYKVMLPEERFVPKAFWKQFPTSDGAKSFLKELGLKHKVSEEEIIEFARQIESGARGTTDLMILKNRSSTLFETVLQKSDELNSTLMQRIATMKFIFPLQVDSKLCEYHRAFAQEREVVAIKGSLLGKDPSHQYLIWTAMPILPMRDYTTRHVDAMKCVGAFDTPPSEKVMQNLKNICQSLCKTEISVKARAAVFSTSYAFLQSVHFDASVLADLPLVLTENDTTLVKATQAVLSLPNSNEFRPYLYPIQAKHAMYAEFFSKIGVEEKPTVTQLCTVLQEIYSECCNKNTVQPNQQTTVKRVVEQLFHLIKLKPNGCDFHKNILYLPSADGKLYESSTLFFNDTVFQAKRLEDSLKAKLKLLEKLNHCHLGEDPYEHQKLLQLLPQNIRPKLLSQVISENLVGDHAEHCEYGKECEFSGWFEQQLSSRAFRHGLICLIREQSSGSVSQTDAARMCESIFGKIQIICCRDLQTELLLHQEPLEGTKSETQVYVKKQEDGSMFYLKHSDNMALKVVNEVNMHLTKEINGLLENILNSLMLPVLGQLLLCENMEDVERTLEKNGIHNSVSEEEGFGVRPSPGSPIPEEWFDSLDMNPLNSFEKGEYVGFRKDESKSEYFFAVIVECLDELPGQNRQNPPRYRIQIGIDEFTEVSSLDLYQFKREQSAPMTFSSCTEITVAMPESPESPESTPSQRRPTTQTPEEKPKPKTLEEIKREIDQCLQEIWKMSNEDKCKAIRRLYLRWHPDKNLDSPDLANEAFKYLKNKIEDLQQGRTGGSTSSNFRDYWSTWNDEARSHRRGRQHFYQNNSGRRYNFWSYFRQRDTSDRPDREQAKRWSRQAQCDLSAAQRETEASPEWSLFKVHQAVEKALIASEYRKKGRHPGNCSITSLAQQISHYSPHLSEVPRAVAQLRTLGVDAKKTQYPNCHPSPRIPHEQFSSEDARQAVNIAAELLKDLDRYISE